Proteins encoded together in one Helicobacter pylori window:
- the aroQ gene encoding type II 3-dehydroquinate dehydratase, with protein MKILVIQGPNLNMLGHRDPRLYGMVTLDQIHEIMQTFVKQGNLDVELEFFQTNFEGEIIDKIQESVGSDYEGIIINPGAFSHTSIAIADAIMLAGKPVIEVHLTNIQAREEFRKNSYTGAACGGVIMGFGPLGYNMALMAMVNILAEMKAFQEAQKNNPNNPINNQK; from the coding sequence ATGAAAATTTTAGTGATTCAAGGGCCTAATTTAAACATGTTAGGACACAGAGACCCAAGACTTTATGGCATGGTAACCTTAGACCAAATCCATGAGATCATGCAAACTTTCGTGAAACAAGGCAATTTAGATGTGGAATTAGAGTTTTTTCAAACCAATTTTGAGGGCGAAATCATTGACAAAATCCAAGAGAGCGTGGGCAGCGATTATGAAGGGATTATCATTAACCCTGGAGCGTTTTCGCACACTTCTATTGCGATTGCAGATGCGATCATGCTAGCGGGCAAACCCGTTATTGAAGTGCATCTCACTAACATTCAAGCTAGAGAGGAATTCAGGAAAAATTCTTACACCGGAGCGGCTTGTGGAGGCGTGATCATGGGATTTGGACCGCTTGGTTATAACATGGCTTTAATGGCGATGGTCAATATTTTAGCCGAAATGAAAGCGTTCCAAGAAGCCCAAAAAAACAACCCTAATAACCCCATTAACAATCAAAAATAA
- a CDS encoding peptidase M24 family protein → MRGLERDSHFTLNENAMFFECTYSCDNALFLQLDDRSFFITDSRYTQEAKESIQPKNGVLAEVIESSDLVQSAIDLITKSSVKKLFFDPNQVNLQTYKRLDLAVGDKVILEGVPSYHRQKRIIKNEHEIQLLKKSQALNVEAFENFAEYVKKIFDEKESLSERYLQHKVKDFLTKEGVYDLSFEPILALNANASKPHALPSAKDFLKAEHSILLDMGIKYERYCSDRTRTAFFDPKDFVFKREQSFKDKEHQKIYDIVKEAQEKAISGIRAGMTGKEADSLARGVISDYGYGQYFTHSTGHGIGLDIHELPYISSRSETILEEGMVFSVEPGIYIPGFFGVRIEDLVVIKNSRAELL, encoded by the coding sequence ATGAGAGGATTAGAAAGAGACTCCCATTTCACGCTCAATGAAAATGCGATGTTTTTTGAGTGCACTTATAGTTGCGATAACGCTTTGTTTTTGCAATTAGACGATCGCTCGTTTTTTATCACTGATTCTCGCTACACTCAAGAAGCTAAAGAAAGCATTCAGCCTAAAAATGGCGTTTTAGCGGAAGTGATAGAATCCAGCGATTTAGTCCAAAGTGCGATTGACTTGATTACAAAGAGTTCGGTTAAAAAGCTCTTTTTTGACCCCAATCAAGTGAATTTGCAAACCTATAAGCGTTTGGATTTAGCGGTTGGGGATAAGGTTATTTTAGAGGGCGTGCCTAGTTACCACCGCCAAAAACGCATCATTAAAAACGAACATGAGATCCAACTTCTCAAAAAATCTCAAGCGTTGAATGTTGAAGCTTTTGAAAATTTTGCCGAGTATGTGAAAAAGATTTTTGATGAAAAAGAGTCCTTGAGCGAGCGGTATTTGCAGCATAAGGTTAAGGACTTTTTGACTAAAGAGGGGGTTTATGATCTGAGTTTTGAGCCTATTTTAGCCTTGAATGCGAACGCGAGCAAGCCCCATGCTTTGCCTAGCGCAAAGGATTTTTTAAAAGCGGAGCATAGCATTCTTTTGGATATGGGGATCAAATACGAACGCTATTGCTCTGACAGGACTCGCACGGCTTTTTTTGACCCTAAAGATTTTGTCTTCAAAAGAGAGCAGAGTTTCAAGGATAAAGAGCATCAAAAGATTTATGACATTGTGAAAGAAGCGCAAGAAAAGGCTATTTCAGGTATTAGAGCGGGCATGACCGGTAAAGAAGCGGACAGCTTGGCTAGGGGAGTGATTAGCGATTATGGTTATGGGCAGTATTTCACTCACAGCACCGGGCATGGCATTGGATTAGACATTCATGAACTTCCCTATATTTCATCGCGCAGTGAAACCATTTTAGAAGAGGGCATGGTGTTTTCTGTAGAGCCTGGGATTTATATCCCTGGGTTTTTTGGGGTGCGCATTGAAGATTTAGTGGTAATCAAAAATTCTAGGGCCGAGCTTTTGTGA
- a CDS encoding RNA polymerase sigma factor FliA, with translation MILMMENRMPKEIQKTETSEKNIEKVLNAYDKQQHHHQDDLAIQYLPAVRAMAFRLKERLPSSIDFNDLVSIGTEELIKLARRYESALNDSFWGYAKTRVNGAMLDYLRSLDVISRSSRKLIKSIDIEITKHLNEHGKEPSDAYLAEVLGENIEKIREAKTASDIYALVPIDEQFNAIEQDEITKKIEAEELLEHVQKVLNQMSEREQILIQLYYFEELNLSEIKEILGITESRISQIIKEVIKKVRKSLGVDHG, from the coding sequence ATGATTTTGATGATGGAAAATAGAATGCCCAAAGAAATTCAAAAAACTGAAACAAGCGAAAAAAATATAGAAAAGGTTTTGAACGCCTATGACAAGCAGCAACACCACCATCAAGACGATCTCGCTATCCAGTATTTACCGGCCGTGCGCGCCATGGCGTTTCGTTTAAAAGAGCGCTTGCCCAGCTCTATTGATTTTAACGATCTGGTTTCTATTGGCACTGAAGAATTGATTAAATTAGCCAGGCGTTATGAGAGCGCGTTAAACGATTCTTTTTGGGGGTATGCTAAAACTCGTGTCAATGGGGCGATGTTAGATTATTTGCGTTCTTTAGATGTGATTTCTCGCTCTAGCAGGAAACTCATTAAAAGCATTGATATTGAAATTACCAAACACCTTAATGAGCATGGGAAAGAGCCTAGCGATGCGTATTTAGCAGAAGTTTTAGGCGAGAATATTGAAAAAATTAGAGAAGCCAAAACGGCTTCAGATATTTATGCGTTAGTGCCAATAGATGAGCAATTCAATGCGATTGAGCAAGATGAAATCACTAAAAAGATTGAAGCAGAAGAGTTGTTAGAGCATGTCCAAAAAGTATTGAATCAAATGAGCGAAAGAGAGCAAATCCTTATCCAGCTTTATTACTTTGAAGAGTTGAATTTGAGCGAGATTAAAGAGATTTTAGGCATTACTGAATCGCGCATTTCTCAAATCATTAAAGAAGTGATTAAAAAGGTGCGTAAATCCTTAGGAGTGGATCATGGCTGA
- the folK gene encoding 2-amino-4-hydroxy-6-hydroxymethyldihydropteridine diphosphokinase codes for MMREILTNRFFPSLFKKRLDFSNRVVLGLGSNLKNPLKILKNCFLYFKNHSRIGKIFSSPIYINPPFGYTKQPNFYNATIILKTSLSLCHFFALVFYIERRFGRKRKRDFKDAPRTLDIDIIAFNQVILRQNDLTLPHPKWSERDSVLVPLTLQQMLFKKGEW; via the coding sequence GTGATGCGAGAGATCCTTACTAACCGCTTTTTCCCAAGCCTTTTTAAAAAAAGGCTTGATTTTTCTAACAGAGTGGTTTTAGGGTTGGGATCTAATCTTAAAAATCCTTTAAAAATATTAAAAAATTGTTTTTTATATTTTAAAAATCATAGTAGAATCGGGAAAATTTTTTCTTCGCCCATTTATATCAATCCGCCTTTTGGTTACACTAAGCAACCTAATTTCTACAACGCTACGATTATCCTTAAAACATCTTTAAGTTTGTGCCATTTTTTTGCTCTGGTTTTTTATATAGAAAGGCGTTTTGGGCGCAAAAGGAAGCGCGATTTTAAAGACGCTCCAAGAACTTTGGATATTGATATTATCGCTTTCAATCAAGTCATTTTGAGGCAGAACGATTTGACTTTACCTCACCCTAAATGGAGTGAAAGAGACTCGGTGTTAGTGCCTTTAACTTTGCAACAAATGCTTTTTAAAAAAGGGGAGTGGTGA
- a CDS encoding MinD/ParA family protein — translation MSNQASHLDNFMNAKNPKSFFDNKGNTKFIAITSGKGGVGKSNISANLAYSLYKKGYKVGVFDADIGLANLDVIFGVKTHKNILHALKGEAKLQEIICEIEPGLCLIPGDSGEEILKYISGAEALDRFVDEEGVLSSLDYIVIDTGAGIGATTQAFLNASDCVVIVTTPDPSAITDAYACIKINSKNKDELFLIANMVAQPKEGRATYERLFKVAKNNIASLELHYLGAIENSSLLKRYVRERKILRKIAPNDLFSQSIDQIAGLLVSKLETGTLEIPKEGLKSFFKRLLKYLG, via the coding sequence ATGAGTAATCAAGCGAGCCATTTGGATAATTTTATGAACGCTAAAAATCCCAAAAGTTTTTTTGATAATAAGGGGAATACCAAATTCATCGCTATCACAAGCGGTAAGGGGGGCGTGGGGAAATCCAACATTAGTGCTAATTTAGCTTACTCTTTATACAAGAAAGGTTATAAGGTGGGGGTGTTTGATGCGGATATTGGTTTAGCGAATTTGGATGTCATTTTTGGGGTGAAAACCCATAAAAATATCTTGCATGCCTTAAAAGGCGAAGCCAAATTGCAAGAAATCATTTGCGAGATTGAACCCGGACTTTGCTTAATCCCTGGGGATAGTGGCGAAGAAATTTTAAAATACATTAGCGGCGCGGAAGCTTTGGATCGATTCGTAGATGAAGAGGGGGTTTTAAGCTCTTTAGATTATATTGTGATTGATACGGGCGCTGGGATTGGAGCCACTACGCAAGCGTTTTTGAATGCGAGCGATTGCGTGGTGATTGTTACCACACCAGATCCTTCAGCGATTACGGATGCGTATGCTTGCATTAAAATCAACTCCAAGAATAAAGATGAATTGTTCCTTATCGCTAACATGGTAGCCCAACCTAAAGAGGGCAGGGCGACTTATGAAAGGCTGTTTAAGGTGGCTAAAAACAATATCGCTTCATTAGAATTGCATTACTTAGGAGCGATTGAAAACAGCTCCTTATTGAAACGCTATGTGAGGGAGCGCAAAATTTTGAGAAAAATAGCCCCTAACGATTTGTTTTCGCAATCCATTGACCAGATAGCGGGTCTTTTAGTTTCTAAACTAGAAACCGGCACTTTAGAAATACCAAAAGAAGGTTTGAAAAGCTTTTTTAAAAGGCTTTTGAAGTATTTGGGGTAG
- the flhF gene encoding flagellar biosynthesis protein FlhF, which produces MVKFYTYSGETAAEALKIAQSHHGVDTLVFKTQEIRKKTLTSSGLYEIVVAVEEESENKPPKAPLIPESLYDEELNEEDVVMQLSSTVEEMRKLAGVSSNQRNYSFSKNKTLLEKDAPLEDTPLETNKQDALLQALKDEANHKKEREKREVKQEEEIKDINVQLSKIRDSLKLIQNMFWDEKNPNSVNIPQEFAEIYKLAKQSGMKSSHLDEIMQLSLELMPLRMRENSVTIKRYFREVLRKMILCRPEDLNLRQKRILMLVGPTGVGKTTTLAKLAARYSRMLAKKYKVGIITLDNYRIGALEQLSWYANKMKMSIEAVIDAKDFAKEIEALEYCDFILVDTTGHSQYDKEKIAGLKEFIDGGYNIDVSLVLSVTTKYEDMKDIYDSFGVLGIDTLIFTKLDESRGLGNLFSLVHESQKPISYLSVGQEVPMDLKVATNEYLVDCMLDGFSNPNKEQA; this is translated from the coding sequence GTGGTGAAATTCTATACCTATAGTGGAGAGACGGCCGCTGAAGCTTTAAAGATCGCTCAAAGCCACCATGGGGTGGATACGCTGGTGTTTAAAACGCAAGAAATCCGTAAAAAAACGCTCACTTCTTCTGGACTTTATGAAATCGTTGTGGCGGTTGAAGAAGAGAGCGAAAACAAGCCCCCTAAAGCCCCCCTTATTCCAGAAAGTTTGTATGATGAAGAATTGAATGAAGAAGATGTGGTCATGCAGCTTTCAAGCACTGTGGAAGAAATGCGCAAACTCGCCGGGGTTTCATCTAATCAGCGCAACTATAGTTTTTCAAAAAATAAGACTCTTTTAGAAAAAGACGCTCCATTAGAGGATACGCCTTTAGAGACTAATAAGCAAGACGCCTTATTGCAAGCCTTAAAAGATGAAGCCAACCATAAAAAAGAAAGAGAAAAAAGAGAAGTCAAACAAGAAGAAGAAATTAAAGATATTAATGTGCAATTAAGTAAAATCAGAGACAGCCTGAAACTCATTCAAAACATGTTTTGGGATGAGAAAAACCCTAATTCTGTCAATATCCCTCAAGAATTTGCCGAAATTTACAAACTAGCCAAACAAAGCGGGATGAAATCCAGCCATTTAGATGAAATCATGCAATTGAGCTTGGAATTGATGCCTTTACGCATGCGGGAAAATTCCGTAACGATCAAGCGCTATTTTAGAGAAGTGTTGCGCAAAATGATCTTGTGCCGCCCTGAAGATTTGAATTTAAGGCAAAAACGCATTTTAATGCTTGTAGGGCCAACAGGCGTGGGGAAAACGACGACTCTAGCTAAATTAGCCGCACGTTATTCTAGGATGCTAGCTAAAAAATACAAGGTGGGCATTATCACTTTAGACAATTATCGCATTGGGGCTTTGGAGCAATTGAGTTGGTATGCTAATAAAATGAAAATGAGTATAGAAGCGGTGATTGACGCTAAGGATTTTGCTAAAGAAATTGAAGCTTTGGAATACTGCGATTTTATTTTAGTGGATACGACAGGGCATTCGCAATACGATAAGGAAAAAATTGCCGGTTTGAAAGAGTTTATAGATGGGGGTTATAATATTGATGTGTCCTTAGTGCTTTCAGTTACCACTAAGTATGAAGACATGAAAGATATTTATGATTCTTTTGGGGTGTTAGGGATTGACACTTTAATCTTTACGAAATTAGATGAGAGTAGGGGGTTAGGGAATTTGTTTTCTTTAGTGCATGAAAGCCAAAAGCCTATCAGTTATCTTTCTGTCGGGCAGGAAGTGCCTATGGATTTGAAAGTGGCTACTAATGAGTATTTAGTGGATTGCATGCTAGATGGCTTTAGTAACCCCAATAAGGAACAAGCATGA
- a CDS encoding O-antigen ligase family protein, whose amino-acid sequence MLKERLKDFFSADSVFTLIFALFFLTSFKKPLTQVLLIVLMVFLFLRCYFQASLKETFAINHLKTMPFKWLTLAFLGVFLSVFPNMFNMYDSQTFRYNLFALNMSLTYACGALCLLFSSRLRIKLNQKILFYSMAIANFINGLLSLVQKIYFNMPRAQGFSTVKEYVVLVSVSILGCYIYALYSHNQKEKLFFTLSVFVGFLVVILSATRSATIAFIATFLILSCFILYAKKSLRPLGYMIAVSLVLSALYVGSNALEKRGAIEQSRVQNQSFEEDLKRYAKKDADSSIGWRLERWKEALTVLRLRPFFGMAASEKCQRLEEILSLSQSYRAKDLILCYERYDNQIIHVLATRGIIGFLIWLFFLLAVVKIFWSGIKQNSLISLFILTTLTFYLIFGIGFDPFDFFITGSFFVGMIMMAVFLKKDKSVF is encoded by the coding sequence GTGTTGAAAGAGCGTTTGAAGGACTTTTTTAGTGCGGACTCTGTTTTCACTCTAATTTTTGCTCTTTTCTTTCTCACTTCGTTTAAAAAACCTTTAACGCAAGTCTTATTGATTGTTTTAATGGTTTTTTTGTTTCTTAGATGTTATTTCCAAGCGTCTTTGAAAGAAACCTTCGCAATTAATCATTTAAAAACCATGCCTTTTAAATGGCTCACTCTGGCTTTTTTGGGCGTGTTTTTAAGCGTCTTCCCTAACATGTTTAACATGTATGATAGCCAAACCTTCCGCTACAACTTATTCGCTCTAAACATGTCCTTAACTTATGCTTGCGGGGCGTTGTGCTTGCTTTTTTCTAGCCGTTTAAGAATCAAATTGAATCAAAAAATCCTTTTTTATAGCATGGCTATTGCAAATTTCATCAACGGCTTGCTTTCATTAGTGCAAAAAATTTATTTTAACATGCCCAGAGCGCAAGGGTTTAGCACGGTTAAGGAGTATGTGGTTTTAGTGAGCGTGTCAATCTTAGGCTGTTATATTTATGCACTTTATTCGCACAATCAAAAAGAAAAACTTTTTTTCACCCTTTCTGTTTTCGTGGGGTTTTTAGTCGTTATTTTAAGCGCTACAAGGAGCGCGACAATCGCTTTTATAGCTACTTTTTTAATCCTGTCTTGCTTTATTTTATACGCCAAAAAATCGCTCAGACCATTGGGTTATATGATCGCTGTGAGTCTTGTTTTGAGCGCTTTGTATGTGGGGAGTAACGCTTTAGAAAAAAGGGGGGCAATAGAGCAATCTAGGGTTCAAAACCAAAGCTTTGAAGAGGATTTGAAACGCTACGCTAAAAAGGACGCTGATAGCAGTATTGGGTGGCGTTTGGAGCGCTGGAAAGAAGCCCTAACGGTTTTGCGTTTAAGGCCCTTTTTTGGTATGGCCGCTAGCGAGAAATGCCAGAGGTTAGAAGAGATTTTGTCTCTGTCGCAGTCTTATAGAGCCAAAGATTTGATTCTCTGTTATGAAAGATACGACAATCAAATCATTCATGTTTTAGCCACTAGGGGGATCATAGGCTTTTTAATCTGGCTCTTTTTTTTACTAGCGGTTGTAAAGATTTTTTGGAGCGGGATAAAGCAAAACTCTTTAATATCACTCTTTATATTAACGACACTCACTTTTTATCTCATTTTTGGCATCGGGTTTGACCCCTTTGATTTCTTCATTACGGGAAGTTTTTTTGTGGGAATGATCATGATGGCTGTTTTTTTAAAAAAGGATAAAAGCGTTTTTTAG